A single window of Strix uralensis isolate ZFMK-TIS-50842 chromosome 28, bStrUra1, whole genome shotgun sequence DNA harbors:
- the ASH2L gene encoding set1/Ash2 histone methyltransferase complex subunit ASH2: MAAAPAAAVAGVVPPAPEGAEPAPEPPAAEPPAPPEPGATDAETGGDAALVDVTTALDTESANGKDALEAGGDNSEALDAQAGSVDEENGRQLGEIELQCGICTKWFTADTFGIDTTSCLPFMTNYSFHCNVCHHSGNTYFLRKQANLKEMCLSALANLTWQSRTQDEHPKTMFSKDKDIIPFIDKYWECMTTRQRPGKMTWPNNIVKTMCKERDVFLVKEHPDPGSKDPEEDYPKFGLLDQDLANIGPAYDNQKQNNAVSTSGNLNGGIAAGGSGKGRGAKRKQQDGGTTGTAKKTRSDPLFSAQRLPPHGYPLEHPFNKDGYRYILAEPDPHAPDPEKLELDCWAGKPIPGDLYRACLYERVLLALHDRAPQLKISDDRLTVIGEKGYSMVRASHGVRKGAWYFEISMDEMPPDTAARLGWSQPLGNLQAPLGYDKFSYSWRSKKGTKFHQSIGKHYSSGYGQGDILGFYISLPEDTETAKSLPDTYKDKALIKFKSYLYFEEKDFVDKAEKSLKQAPGSQIIFFKNGASQGIAFKDIFEGVYFPAISLYKGCTVSINFGPYFKYPPRDITYRPMSDMGWGAVVEHTLADVLYHVETEVDGRRSPPWEP, encoded by the exons ATGGCGGCAGCGCCGGCGGCGGCCGTGGCCGGGGTCGTTCCTCCCGCGCCCGAGGGAGCGGAGCCCGCCCCGGAGCCTCCCGCCGCGGAGCCTCCGGCCCCGCCGGAGCCGGGCGCTACCGACGCCGAGACCGG GGGAGATGCCGCCCTGGTCGATGTCACCACAGCTCTGGACACGGAGTCTGCCAACGGGAAGGACGCCCTG GAAGCTGGCGGGGACAACTCCGAAGCCTTGGACGCTCAGGCAGGCTCAGTGGATGAAGAGAACGGGCGGCAGCTTGGGGAGATAGAGCTGCAGTGTGGGATTTGTACCAAGTGGTTCACGGCAGACACCTTCGGCATCGATACCAC ATCCTGTCTGCCTTTCATGACCAACTACAGCTTCCATTGCAACGTTTGCCATCACAGTGGGAACAcgtatttcttaagaaaacaagCAA atctCAAGGAAATGTGCCTTAGTGCTCTGGCCAACTTAACGTGGCAGTCGAGGACACAAGATGAGCACCCGAAAACTATGTTCTCAAAAGATAAG GACATTATCCCATTTATTGATAAATACTGGGAGTGTATGACAACACGACAGAGACCTGGGAAAATGACTTGGCCTAATAATATTGTCAAAACTATG TGCAAAGAAAGGGATGTGTTCTTGGTGAAAGAGCATCCGGACCCAGGGAGTAAAGACCCAGAAGAAGATTACCCCAAGTTTGGGCTTCTAGACCAA GATCTTGCCAATATTGGTCCTGCGTATGACAACCAGAAACAGAACAATGCTGTATCCACCAGCGGAAACTTAAACG GGGGAATCGCAGCCGGCGGCAGCGGGAAGGGGCGGGGAGCGAAGCGCAAGCAGCAGGATGGAGGGACCACGGGAACGGCCAAGAAAACCAGAAG TGACCCGTTGTTTTCCGCTCAGCGTTTACCACCCCACGGGTATCCCTTGGAACACCCCTTTAACAAAGATGGATATCGCTACATCCTGGCTGAGCCCGACCCCCACGCGCCTGACCCAGAGAAACTGGAGCTGGACTGTTGGGCAGGAAAGCCAATTCCTGGGGACCTCTACAGAGCCTGCCTGTACGAGCGAGTCCTCCTGGCGCTGCACGACCGAG CTCCGCAGTTAAAGATTTCTGACGACAGACTGACCGTGATCGGCGAGAAGGGCTATTCCATGGTACGAGCCTCGCACGGGGTGCGGAAAGGAGCGTGGTACTTTGAAATATCCATGGACGAGATGCCTCCGGACACAGCTGCCAGATTAGGCTGGTCACAGCCATTAG GGAACCTCCAGGCACCCCTGGGATATGACAAGTTCAGTTACTCCTGGCGCAGCAAAAAGGGAACAAAGTTTCACCAGTCGATAGGGAAACACTATTCATCTGGCTACGGACAGGGTGACATTCTGGGATTTTACATCAGCCTGCCAGAAGATACCGAGACTGCCAAATCGCTGCCTGACACTTACAAAGATAAG GCTCTGATCAAATTCAAAAGCTACCTGTACTTTGAAGAGAAGGACTTTGTGGACAAAGCAGAGAAGAGCCTAAAGCAAGCACCAGGGAGCCAG aTAATATTCTTCAAGAACGGTGCCAGCCAAGGAATTGCCTTTAAAGACATCTTTGAAGGTGTTTATTTCCCCGCTATCTCTTTGTACAAAGGCTGCACG GTTTCTATAAACTTTGGGCCGTATTTCAAGTATCCACCCAGAGATATCACTTACCGTCCG ATGAGCGACAtgggctggggggcggtggtGGAGCACACGCTGGCCGACGTGCTCTATCACGTGGAGACGGAGGTGGACGGTCGGCGCAGCCCCCCCTGGGAGCCCTAA
- the NODAL gene encoding nodal homolog, whose protein sequence is MRDPLRSAPALALCALALLRLGCAPTRAPTRAPTRAPTIAPTHAPAPAPTRAAPRAPPRCPPLMLQLLRAPPAPLRAAAAAALSLSPHGSLQNGSRWALAFDMSSLSSSQEVSLAQLRVLSPARDVSLDIYHSRRQRCWGDGACAPQLFLGTVAGSAASTQASWKVFEVTSLLRSWLHQAVAPGHHGPTGREATGSAAPATTTMRLPTSSDTGHSEPALPQDVMDRVLLLVFSKDKSPGGHSLIRTAESSKHVMRDSGSQGAGTRRHRRNRKEKQRIKASDAAAAVPGEEGRSLCRRVDMMVDFEQTGWGSWIVYPKKYNAYRCEGLCPSPVDETFKPTNHAYIQSLLQLYKPNQVPCPACSPVRMSPLSMLYYEKGEIVVRHHEDMIIEECGCN, encoded by the exons ATGCGGGACCCGCTGCGCTCCGCGCCCGCGCTGGCGCTCTGCGCCCTCGCCCTGCTCCGCCTGGGCTGCGCACCCACCCGCGCACCCACCCGGGCACCCACCCGGGCACCGACCATCGCACCAACCCACGCACCGGCTCCCGCACCCacccgcgccgcgccccgcgcccccccgcgctgccccccgctgatgctgcagctgctccgcgcccctcccgccccgctccgcgccgccgccgccgccgccctcagCCTCTCCCCGCACG GCTCGCTGCAGAACGGCTCCCGCTGGGCGCTCGCCTTCGACATGTCGTCCCTCTCCAGCAGCCAGGAGGTGAGTCTGGCCCAGCTCCGTGTCCTCTCCCCGGCCCGCGACGTCTCCCTGGACATCTACCACAGCCGGCGGCAGCGGTGCTGGGGCGACGGGGCCTGCGCCCCCCAGCTCTTCCTGGGCACCGTGGCCGGCAGCGCCGCTTCCACCCAGGCCTCCTGGAAAGTCTTCGAGGTCACCAGCCTGCTCCGGTCCTGGCTCCACCAAGCTGTGGCCCCTGGGCACCACGGTCCCACGGGAAGGGAGGCAACCGGATCGGCCGCCCCGGCCACCACCACGATGCGCTTGCCCACCTCGAGTGACACTGGCCACAgtgagccagccctgccccaggacGTGATGGACAGAGTCCTGCTGCTCGTCTTCTCCAAGGACAAGTCTCCGGGAGGCCACAGCCTCATCAGGACAGCCGAGTCCTCCAAGCATGTCATGCGTGACAGCGGCTCCCAGGGCGCGGGGACCCGCCGGCACCGCAGGAACAGGAAGGAGAAGCAAAGGATCAAAGCAAGCGACGCTGCCGCTGCCGTCCCGGGGGAGGAGGGCAGGTCCTTGTGCAGGAGGGTGGACATGATGGTGGACTTCGAGCAGACCGGCTGGGGCAGCTGGATCGTCTACCCCAAAAAGTACAACGCCTACCGGTGCGAAGGGCTGTGTCCGTCGCCCGTGGACGAGACCTTCAAGCCCACCAACCACGCTTACATACAG AGTTTGCTGCAGCTCTACAAGCCCAACCAGGTGCCCTGCCCCGCCTGCTCCCCGGTCAGGATGAGTCCCCTCTCCATGCTCTACTACGAGAAGGGCGAAATCGTCGTTCGTCACCACGAGGACATGATCATCGAGGAGTGCGGCTGCAACTGA